In Humulus lupulus chromosome 6, drHumLupu1.1, whole genome shotgun sequence, a single genomic region encodes these proteins:
- the LOC133786038 gene encoding uncharacterized protein LOC133786038, with product MAKNDVVIQSQAASLRNLEIQMGQLANELKNRPQGTFPSDTENPRRDGKEQCKVVTLRSGKNLELNEEKDKRKNEPTSIQIGEEKRENSASSAAEITQNATASVQQSVTEKVLHKPPPPFPQRFKKQQQDGQFRKFLDVLKQLHINIPLVEALEQMPTYVKFLKDILTKKMRLGEFETVALTEGCSAMLKSKIPPKLKDPGSFTIPCSIGGRDVGRALCDLGASINLMPMSIFKKLGIGEARPTTITLQLADLSMAHPEGKIEDVLVQVDKFIFPADFIILDYEVDRDVPIILGRPFLATGRTLIDVEKGELTMRAQEEQVTFKVFNPIRSPDEVGDCFAITIKNSKV from the coding sequence atggccaagaatgatgTTGTGATTCAGAGCCAAGCAGCCTCCTTGAGAAACCTTGAGATTCAAATGGGGCAATTGGCTAATGAATTGAAGAATAGACCGCAAGGCACCTTTCCAAGTGACACCGAAAATCCAAGGAGGGATGGCAAAGAGCAGTGCAAAGTGGTGACTTTGAGGAGTGGAAAAAATCTGGAGTTAAATGAGGAGAAAGATAAGCGAAAAaacgagcccacttcaatccaaattGGTGAAGAGAAGAGGGAAAACTCAGCAAGTTCAGCTGCTGAAATTACCCAGAATGCTACAGCATCAGTTCAGCAATCTGTTACAGAAAAGGTTTTACATAaaccacctccaccatttcctcaacGATTCAAAAAGCAGCAGCAGGATGGTCAATTCAGGAAATTTTTGGATGTTTTAAAGCAGCTCCATATCAACATTCCATTGGTAGAAGCATTGGAGCAAATGCCAACTTATGTGAAGTTCTTGAAAGATATTTTGACAAAGAAGATGAGGCTTGGTGAGTTTGAAACAGTTGCTTTGACGGAGGGTTGTAGTGCAATGTTAAAAAGCAAGATTCCTCCTAAATTGAAAGATCCAGGCAGCTTTACAATTCCATGTTCAATTGGTGGAAGAGATGTGGGAAGAGCTCTATGTGACTTAGGTGCTAGTATTAATCTAATGCCTATGTCAATTTTCAAAAAGCTAGGCATTGGGGAAGCTAGACCAACCACAATTACTTTGCAATTGGCAGATCTTTCTATGGCACACCCggaaggaaaaattgaagatgtTCTAGTGCAAGTTGATAAGTTCATTTTTCCGGCCGATTTCATCATTCTTGATTATGAAGTGGATAGAGATGTTCCTATTATCttgggtaggccatttctagctacTGGGAGGACCTTGATTGACGTGGAAAAAGGGGAGCTCACAATGAGAGCTCAAGAAGAACAGGTAACTTTCAAGGTATTCAATCCTATACGCTCTCCAGATGAAGTAGGAGATTGTTTTGCCATCACTATCAAGAACTCTAAGGTATAA